The Podospora bellae-mahoneyi strain CBS 112042 chromosome 7, whole genome shotgun sequence genomic sequence GCAACCCCAACGGTGGCTTCCGTCCCCGCAAGTTCAAGCACTTCATCGAGGGTGGTGACCTTGGCAACCGTGAGGAGCACATCAACGCTCTCATCCGCCAGATGAACTAAGTTGGGGGACTTTGATGGTTTTGCGGTTTTGTCTTTGGTCATGAGAATTGGCATGGGTGCATGGCGTTAAATGGAAGCCGGGTTGGGTGGCTCCGGGGAATCAATACCACAACACGAAGTCGTTCTTGCACACCACTCTTCCCACAGTTGATGAAGTAGATTGCCCCCTTACTGGCCAGGACGCAGCCCAATTCTATGAAGCTGTTGCTCAATGTGTTTCCGCCCCCTGATATGAAGTGATTTGAACAACGTCCAGGCATTGATGTCTATTATTACATAGGTCTTCCCCAAATAAGTAGCCCTACATGCTTATCATTGCGCAATGCTCCCTGAGGTTATCATATCTTTATGTCAAAGCTTGTGCCACACCCACAACTACTTGTAGCGAGAGGATTGTCCACGATTTTAAACTGCGATCCAATAAGTTCCATCGTAAAGTCCACCTTACTCCCCTTTAAAAGCTCAAGAGAAGGAGTGTCAAGAATGATTTTTGGAGATGTCAAATCAGTTGGGGCACTCTCACCATCGGCTTCAAAGGTAAAGATAGTATCATCTTCTCCGATGGCGGATGTACTCTCCTCTGCTGCCCCGTCgattgccgaggaggaaggcagtgaaggaggaagagtgaCCAGCCTCATCAGATATTGAAACCCATGACAGCCACCGGACTCTACTTGAATACGAAGGGCGAGGTATGGGTTTGAGTCCTTGGCCATAATCTCGGATAGACGCTGTAAAATAGCTCGTCAGAGAGAGCTCAACGAGCCGGACTTGAATAGCAGGGACGAACCTTGGCTGCACGCGGAGTGATCTCCAACATCATTTCCTGGCCATCATCGTCCGTTTGGGGATTGAAGAGTGCACGGGTGGTACCGCTTAGgggagcggtggtggcgccAGACCGCGGCATCGTGGTTGTGAAGCTCCGTCTTGTGAGATTACCTCGGGGAGAGCAAGGACGCCATGATGATCTAGGACTCCTGGCGGCAATTTGGCTGGGGCCCGATTGGTGAGGTATTTGGCGAGTGCGTGCAGTAGACACAGAGTGATGCGCCCGAGTTGGCCCAGAGGCGCTCCGCACtggcagagggaggagaagatcga encodes the following:
- the ISA2 gene encoding [4Fe-4S] proteins maturation (EggNog:ENOG503P4Q9; BUSCO:EOG09265G5K; COG:C; COG:U), whose amino-acid sequence is MPPLHCVNPPATASLFIQLSMRRRAIATSPSILDLLLPLPVRSASGPTRAHHSVSTARTRQIPHQSGPSQIAARSPRSSWRPCSPRGNLTRRSFTTTMPRSGATTAPLSGTTRALFNPQTDDDGQEMMLEITPRAAKRLSEIMAKDSNPYLALRIQVESGGCHGFQYLMRLVTLPPSLPSSSAIDGAAEESTSAIGEDDTIFTFEADGESAPTDLTSPKIILDTPSLELLKGSKVDFTMELIGSQFKIVDNPLATSSCGCGTSFDIKI